In Ignavibacteriales bacterium, a genomic segment contains:
- a CDS encoding VCBS repeat-containing protein, producing MFKLFKVKIKNLIKYFTLFTFLLTLPGFIFPQIPINGFCKYESFNADTSYKGIFSLNFNNDSYSDLVLFGSGNNIITYHGDPKLKFAKPKASSIPIEISAIKSINRKLIGNLFVSISRKNRRIALMEFSAAANARILNEKKLESYPENISVADVNKNGIEEILVSGSSFEGLSLFKLSENKLIEKKIVNKGLFTSANFVDLNNDGYFDIAAVDLLANSLKFYFNIGSSGFKEIRTIKITGKISALQSTDFNLDGYQDLIVTTVNEIQILLGDAYSSYNKIIYVPTSKPANKILTADFNGDGFIDIAYLNVTNSVVSILFAKDHELFFPELTYLKKNYLVDIIPFYSRFVNGILAYSSLGKLYLLDRMKIISDSTQIALGSSIYGINYFDSGNDKIFDLCYFDKDNITLNLLIRNSSGIPAKALIIKLQENFKNLVIDDVDALRKTFYCFTKGKRFIEIFSVDFRSNLVIEDKIYTIGPINDLTIQKNDGEEKASIFVLSNRDGELGLSILTYKDFRYSSSNSTKLAFNVIDAKLVLENPLAIFYWEKGQKSITFSKLIINNDLKPESFAFKFSIPDIDFKNITLLTGDIFNRDKIDAISFITKKSGKVGVLSFGNSTYKINLDKQFSDLHIEDESSVRLGEIRYNGLNKLTAFNDKQEFVTKIDIIYKKRLLLPSKLVSIKNLESFFIKNMNLKKYHLVYIDNSENCITIKELT from the coding sequence TTGTTTAAATTGTTCAAAGTAAAAATTAAAAATCTAATAAAATATTTTACCTTATTTACTTTTCTATTAACATTACCCGGTTTTATCTTCCCGCAGATTCCAATAAACGGATTTTGCAAATATGAAAGTTTTAATGCCGATACAAGTTATAAGGGAATTTTTTCACTCAACTTCAATAATGATTCTTACAGCGACCTGGTTCTTTTTGGATCGGGGAATAATATTATAACTTACCATGGAGATCCAAAACTCAAATTTGCAAAACCAAAAGCATCCTCAATTCCAATAGAAATATCTGCAATAAAATCCATCAATAGAAAATTGATTGGTAATTTATTCGTTTCAATCTCTAGAAAAAACAGAAGAATTGCTTTAATGGAGTTTTCGGCTGCTGCAAATGCCCGGATTTTAAATGAAAAAAAACTGGAGTCCTACCCAGAAAATATCAGCGTGGCAGATGTAAATAAAAACGGCATAGAAGAAATTTTAGTAAGTGGTAGTTCGTTTGAGGGATTATCCCTCTTTAAATTATCTGAAAACAAATTAATTGAAAAAAAAATCGTTAATAAAGGATTATTCACTTCGGCAAATTTTGTTGATCTGAACAATGATGGTTATTTCGATATAGCAGCGGTAGATTTGCTTGCAAATTCATTAAAGTTCTATTTTAATATTGGTTCAAGCGGATTTAAGGAAATTAGAACAATTAAAATTACAGGAAAAATTTCTGCGCTTCAATCAACTGATTTTAATCTGGATGGTTACCAGGATTTAATTGTTACTACCGTAAACGAAATCCAAATATTACTTGGCGATGCATATTCATCATATAATAAAATAATTTATGTCCCAACTTCTAAACCAGCAAATAAAATTTTAACTGCTGATTTTAACGGTGATGGTTTTATTGATATTGCTTATTTGAATGTTACCAATTCCGTTGTTTCGATTTTATTTGCCAAAGACCATGAATTATTTTTTCCAGAATTAACTTATTTAAAGAAAAATTATTTAGTTGATATTATCCCTTTTTACAGCAGGTTTGTTAATGGAATTCTTGCTTACAGCAGTTTGGGAAAATTATATCTGTTAGATAGAATGAAAATAATTTCCGACAGCACTCAAATTGCTTTAGGTTCTTCAATTTATGGAATAAACTATTTTGACAGTGGTAACGACAAGATTTTTGATTTATGTTATTTTGATAAAGACAATATTACTTTGAATCTTTTAATCAGAAATTCATCAGGCATACCTGCAAAAGCATTGATTATAAAGCTACAAGAAAATTTTAAAAATCTTGTAATTGATGATGTTGACGCACTAAGAAAAACGTTTTATTGTTTTACTAAAGGAAAAAGATTTATAGAAATTTTCTCTGTTGATTTCAGATCTAATTTAGTTATTGAAGATAAAATTTATACGATTGGACCAATAAACGATTTAACGATTCAAAAAAACGATGGCGAAGAAAAAGCCAGTATATTTGTCCTGTCAAATCGGGATGGCGAACTTGGGCTTTCAATTTTAACTTATAAAGATTTCCGATACTCTTCTTCAAATTCCACTAAACTTGCTTTTAATGTTATTGATGCCAAATTAGTACTCGAAAATCCATTGGCAATTTTTTATTGGGAAAAAGGACAAAAGTCAATTACTTTTAGCAAGCTGATTATAAACAATGATTTAAAACCCGAATCCTTTGCATTTAAGTTCTCCATACCGGATATTGATTTTAAGAATATTACACTTTTAACCGGAGATATTTTTAATCGGGATAAAATTGACGCAATAAGTTTTATAACAAAAAAATCGGGCAAAGTTGGTGTATTGTCTTTTGGTAATTCAACTTACAAAATAAATTTGGATAAGCAATTCTCCGATTTGCATATTGAAGATGAGTCCAGCGTTAGACTTGGCGAAATTAGATATAATGGATTGAACAAACTTACAGCATTTAATGATAAGCAAGAATTTGTTACCAAGATAGACATCATTTACAAGAAACGGCTTCTTTTACCATCAAAGCTGGTAAGCATTAAAAATTTGGAAAGTTTTTTTATAAAGAATATGAATTTAAAAAAATATCACCTGGTTTATATTGACAATTCTGAAAATTGTATAACCATTAAAGAGCTTACGTGA
- a CDS encoding acyl-CoA thioesterase, whose protein sequence is MTPLKGKKVKDSIVTMTELVLPNHTNQLGNLLGGQLMHWIDICAALCAAKQNNRICVTASVDKIDFHHPIKLGDAVTLVGSVNRVFNTSMEIGVKVFAECFRKGTRVHTNTAYLTFVSVDENGNPVKAIPAIPSTKDEKRRFQEAMNRRNLRLKILKGKK, encoded by the coding sequence ATGACACCATTAAAGGGTAAAAAAGTAAAAGATTCGATTGTAACGATGACAGAATTAGTTTTGCCTAATCACACAAATCAATTAGGTAATTTATTGGGCGGACAGTTGATGCACTGGATTGATATATGCGCCGCACTTTGTGCCGCCAAACAGAATAACAGGATTTGCGTTACGGCTTCTGTTGATAAAATAGATTTTCATCATCCAATAAAACTTGGTGATGCAGTTACCTTAGTTGGCTCGGTTAATCGTGTATTTAATACTTCGATGGAAATTGGAGTAAAAGTATTTGCAGAATGCTTTAGAAAAGGAACAAGAGTTCATACAAATACAGCTTACTTAACTTTTGTTTCGGTTGATGAAAATGGTAATCCAGTGAAAGCAATCCCGGCTATTCCATCAACAAAAGATGAAAAGAGACGATTCCAGGAAGCCATGAACCGTAGAAATCTGAGACTAAAAATTTTAAAAGGTAAAAAATAA
- the bamD gene encoding outer membrane protein assembly factor BamD, translated as MKKILIPFLFSIILWGCSSSINTTNLTADEYFKYAKTLFDDEDYLQCVQEFQSILLQFPGNAIADDAQYYLAESHFKKGEYILAAYEYSRLIKDMPASEYLPQAQFMLAQSYFELSPRYQLDQRYTKKAIEEFQAFIDFFPTNAKVAEAEKMIKDLNDKLAEKEFNTAVIYEKLEYWKASIYYYTVVTETYHDSKYCSQAMYNKIKLFANLNDNMNALKEISAFIQKFPTDSKAEEIKKLQEALTKSTVSNDTIKG; from the coding sequence ATGAAAAAAATCCTGATTCCTTTTTTATTTTCTATTATACTCTGGGGCTGCTCCTCAAGTATTAACACAACAAATCTTACGGCAGATGAATATTTCAAATACGCCAAAACTCTTTTTGATGATGAGGATTACCTGCAATGCGTCCAGGAATTTCAATCAATCTTGCTGCAATTTCCAGGTAATGCCATAGCAGATGATGCACAATATTATCTGGCTGAAAGCCACTTTAAAAAAGGAGAATATATTTTAGCCGCTTATGAATATAGCCGACTGATTAAAGATATGCCGGCAAGTGAATATTTACCACAAGCTCAGTTTATGTTGGCTCAGTCTTATTTTGAATTATCACCACGTTACCAGCTTGATCAACGATATACTAAAAAAGCGATTGAGGAATTTCAGGCGTTTATTGATTTCTTTCCTACAAATGCAAAAGTAGCAGAAGCTGAAAAAATGATAAAAGACTTGAATGATAAATTAGCCGAGAAAGAATTTAATACAGCAGTAATTTATGAAAAGTTAGAGTACTGGAAAGCTTCCATTTACTATTACACTGTTGTTACAGAAACTTATCACGACTCTAAATATTGTTCCCAAGCGATGTATAATAAGATTAAATTGTTTGCAAATTTAAATGATAATATGAATGCTTTGAAAGAAATTTCCGCTTTTATTCAAAAATTTCCTACTGACTCAAAAGCTGAGGAGATAAAAAAACTTCAGGAAGCGCTAACAAAAAGTACAGTATCGAATGACACCATTAAAGGGTAA